A single Anopheles funestus chromosome 2RL, idAnoFuneDA-416_04, whole genome shotgun sequence DNA region contains:
- the LOC125774654 gene encoding putative cyclin-dependent serine/threonine-protein kinase DDB_G0272797/DDB_G0274007 isoform X2, giving the protein MKQNVLITLGILMQLASLTICQRVAPGVNPNHYQQQQYQPPPPQYQQQVPQQQQPQYHQQPPQQQQQQQQQPQYQQQQFQQHQQQQHQQQQHQQQQQQHGDHGQQQVLHTGNLQQEKQHIAEHMEVPIDTSKMSEQELQFHYFKMHDSDNNNKLDGCELIKSLIHWHDNKDEHHQDEEKPSDGPDESHNDGQPYDDATLQSLVDPIMEMMDKDHDGFITYTEYRQHEESGQTPQ; this is encoded by the exons ATGAAGCAGAACGTGCTGATAACCTTGGGCATATTGATGCAGCTTGCATCGTTGACTATTTGTCAACGTGTAGCACCTGGAGTAAATCCTAACCATTAT caacagcaacaatatCAGCCGCCCCCTCCACAGTATCAACAACAAGTTCCtcaacaacagcagccacaatatcatcaacaacctccacagcaacagcaacaacaacagcaacagcctcagtatcagcaacaacaatttcagcaacatcagcaacagcaacatcagcaacagcagcatcagcaacaacagcagcaacatggTGATCATGGTCAGCAGCAAGTGCTTCATACCGGAAATTTACAACAAGAGAAGCA GCACATTGCTGAACATATGGAAGTGCCGATCGATACAAGCAAAATGAGTGAACAAGAATTGCAGttccattattttaaaatgcacgattcggacaacaacaacaagttGGATGGCTGTGAGCTTATCAAATCACTCATTCATTGGCACG ACAATAAAGATGAACATCATCAAGATGAGGAAAAGCCTTCCGATGGGCCTGACGAAAGCCACAATGATGGTCAACCATATGACGACGCCACGTTGCAATCCTTGGTTGATCCGATAATGGAAATGATGGACAAAGACCATGACGGATTCATAACATATACCGAATATCGACAGCACGAAGAAAGTGGACAAACACCGCAATAA
- the LOC125774654 gene encoding uncharacterized protein LOC125774654 isoform X4 encodes MKQNVLITLGILMQLASLTICQRVAPGVNPNHYQQQQYQPPPPQYQQQVPQQQQPQYHQQPPQQQQQQQQQPQYQQQQFQQHQQQQHQQQQHQQQQQQHGDHGQQQVLHTGNLQQEKQHIAEHMEVPIDTSKMSEQELQFHYFKMHDSDNNNKLDGCELIKSLIHWHEKDNGDGEHHHEPIAYTDEQLSGIVDAVMKNMDRNNDGVVDWPEYVLSSSRR; translated from the exons ATGAAGCAGAACGTGCTGATAACCTTGGGCATATTGATGCAGCTTGCATCGTTGACTATTTGTCAACGTGTAGCACCTGGAGTAAATCCTAACCATTAT caacagcaacaatatCAGCCGCCCCCTCCACAGTATCAACAACAAGTTCCtcaacaacagcagccacaatatcatcaacaacctccacagcaacagcaacaacaacagcaacagcctcagtatcagcaacaacaatttcagcaacatcagcaacagcaacatcagcaacagcagcatcagcaacaacagcagcaacatggTGATCATGGTCAGCAGCAAGTGCTTCATACCGGAAATTTACAACAAGAGAAGCA GCACATTGCTGAACATATGGAAGTGCCGATCGATACAAGCAAAATGAGTGAACAAGAATTGCAGttccattattttaaaatgcacgattcggacaacaacaacaagttGGATGGCTGTGAGCTTATCAAATCACTCATTCATTGGCACG AGAAAGACAACGGCGATGGGGAACATCATCACGAACCAATTGCGTATACCGACGAACAACTATCGGGCATTGTAGATGCTGTCATGAAAAACATGGATCGCAACAATGATGGTGTTGTTGATTGGCCGGAGTATGTGCTTTCTTCAAGCCGACGATAA
- the LOC125774654 gene encoding putative cyclin-dependent serine/threonine-protein kinase DDB_G0272797/DDB_G0274007 isoform X3 has protein sequence MKQNVLITLGILMQLASLTICQRVAPGVNPNHYQQQQYQPPPPQYQQQVPQQQQPQYHQQPPQQQQQQQQQPQYQQQQFQQHQQQQHQQQQHQQQQQQHGDHGQQQVLHTGNLQQEKQHIAEHMEVPIDTSKMSEQELQFHYFKMHDSDNNNKLDGCELIKSLIHWHAEDNTEHHEEETHRPEYTDEQLEDIVDSVMRMMDMNNDGFVDYTEYRMSGVEENRRDDFPEGRS, from the exons ATGAAGCAGAACGTGCTGATAACCTTGGGCATATTGATGCAGCTTGCATCGTTGACTATTTGTCAACGTGTAGCACCTGGAGTAAATCCTAACCATTAT caacagcaacaatatCAGCCGCCCCCTCCACAGTATCAACAACAAGTTCCtcaacaacagcagccacaatatcatcaacaacctccacagcaacagcaacaacaacagcaacagcctcagtatcagcaacaacaatttcagcaacatcagcaacagcaacatcagcaacagcagcatcagcaacaacagcagcaacatggTGATCATGGTCAGCAGCAAGTGCTTCATACCGGAAATTTACAACAAGAGAAGCA GCACATTGCTGAACATATGGAAGTGCCGATCGATACAAGCAAAATGAGTGAACAAGAATTGCAGttccattattttaaaatgcacgattcggacaacaacaacaagttGGATGGCTGTGAGCTTATCAAATCACTCATTCATTGGCACG CTGAGGATAATACAGAGCATCATGAAGAAGAAACGCACAGACCCGAATATACAGATGAACAGTTGGAAGATATCGTTGATTCGGTAATGCGGATGATGGATATGAATAATGATGGTTTCGTTGATTACACAGAGTATCGAATGTCCGGCGTAGAGGAGAATCGGCGTGATGATTTTCCCGAAGGGCGATCGTGA
- the LOC125774654 gene encoding nuclear transcription factor Y subunit beta isoform X1, translated as MKQNVLITLGILMQLASLTICQRVAPGVNPNHYQQQQYQPPPPQYQQQVPQQQQPQYHQQPPQQQQQQQQQPQYQQQQFQQHQQQQHQQQQHQQQQQQHGDHGQQQVLHTGNLQQEKQHIAEHMEVPIDTSKMSEQELQFHYFKMHDSDNNNKLDGCELIKSLIHWHEQGKAQENSGHPQHEEKIFSNDELSALIDPILNSDDHNQDGFIDYPEFVRAQHKAAQQQQQEQQQQQPHP; from the exons ATGAAGCAGAACGTGCTGATAACCTTGGGCATATTGATGCAGCTTGCATCGTTGACTATTTGTCAACGTGTAGCACCTGGAGTAAATCCTAACCATTAT caacagcaacaatatCAGCCGCCCCCTCCACAGTATCAACAACAAGTTCCtcaacaacagcagccacaatatcatcaacaacctccacagcaacagcaacaacaacagcaacagcctcagtatcagcaacaacaatttcagcaacatcagcaacagcaacatcagcaacagcagcatcagcaacaacagcagcaacatggTGATCATGGTCAGCAGCAAGTGCTTCATACCGGAAATTTACAACAAGAGAAGCA GCACATTGCTGAACATATGGAAGTGCCGATCGATACAAGCAAAATGAGTGAACAAGAATTGCAGttccattattttaaaatgcacgattcggacaacaacaacaagttGGATGGCTGTGAGCTTATCAAATCACTCATTCATTGGCACG AACAAGGCAAGGCACAAGAAAACAGTGGCCATCCGCAGCACgaggaaaaaatattctctAACGACGAACTATCTGCGCTGATAGATCCAATTCTTAACTCAGACGATCACAATCAGGATGGTTTCATCGACTATCCGGAATTTGTGCGCGCTCAGCACAAAGCggcccagcagcagcagcaagaacagcagcaacagcaaccacaCCCTTAG
- the LOC125774627 gene encoding sodium-independent sulfate anion transporter-like: MSKDAGNPMQAEMPRVSRLVENQNDERFINYDYRETPPREILLWFKRRTRVLWSYSMVKKCLPVLSWLPKYQCSYVMYDIIAGVTVALTAIPQSIAYGILSNLGPEYGLYSNILGCLAYAVFGSVKDVTIAPTSLTAIMVQDVVKELEYGTALLTFLAAVVTIAFGALNLGVLVRFISIPVVMGFTSAACLTIGSAQIRSLLGIKTQGKRADFVTSWTNVLTHLDEVRMADCVLGCCSILILCSLRLTKDLGEGRWRTFFKYLGLLRNALIVVLGATLAYCLTTDMNNPTFNLTGHVPPGLPSFQVPPFSYTNENGTVYSFVDMLGVMRTSIITIPLVTTLEIVSVGKAFSKGKIIDATQEMIALGVSNLLVSFCSPLPVAGSFTRSALNNSSGVRTTMSCAVTAVMLTLSLALLTNAIYYIPKTTLASVVIAAMLFMVDYEEIGNIWRTKKLDLIPFLATALACLFYELDYGILVGIGINCCILLYLMSTPGLSGEEIQLVGLRILLVKIDQSLAFSSAECLRDWIMKRIAQHDNNIDLVVIDGHNVHFADTTVAKNFVNIEDDLRTRNMQLLLWRFQSNVALTLLRMRKELFITMLRADLQLQDAVARWKYLHPLPLDSVN, translated from the exons ATGTCAAAAGATGCAGGTAACCCGATGCAAGCAGAAATGCCTCGAGTTTCCCGACTGGTTGAGAATCAAAATGACG AGCGTTTCATCAACTATGACTATCGAGAAACACCGCCAAGGGAAATTTTGTTATGGTTTAAGCGGCGGACAAGAGTATTGTGGAGCTACTCGATGGTCAAAAAATGTCTCCCGGTGCTGTCTTGGCTTCCAAAGTATCAGTGCTCGTATGTCATGTACGATATAATAGCAGGAGTCACCGTTGCCCTTACTGCTATTCCTCAAAGCATCGCATACGGCATACTTTCCAACCTGGGCCCAGAATATGGACTGTACTCGAACATATTGGGTTGCCTTGCATATGCTGTGTTCGGCAGTGTAAAAGATGTCACAATTGCTCCAACATCGCTTACTGCTATAATGGTGCAAGATGTGGTGAAGGAACTGGAATATGGTACGGCTTTACTAACGTTCCTGGCCGCTGTGGTAACTATCGCTTTCGGTGCCTTAAACCTAGGAGTTCTCGTAAGATTCATATCGATACCTGTTGTGATGGGCTTTACTTCCGCGGCATGTTTGACGATTGGAAGCGCACAGATACGCTCCCTATTAGGCATCAAAACGCAAGGAAAGCGAGCCGATTTCGTTACATCCTGGACAAATGTGCTTACCCATCTTGACGAGGTACGAATGGCCGATTGTGTTCTTGGATGCTGCTCGATTTTGATCCTTTGTTCGTTGCGG CTAACGAAAGACTTGGGCGAAGGCAGATGgcgaactttttttaaatatttgggTTTGTTGCGAAATGCATTGATCGTGGTTCTAGGAGCCACACTGGCATATTGCCTTACCACCGACATGAACAATCCTACCTTCAATTTAACTGGACACGTTCCGCCCGGATTGCCCTCCTTCCAAGTGCCGCCGTTCTCTTACACGAACGAAAATGGCACCGTGTACAGTTTTGTAGATATGCTGGGCGTAATGCGCACATCCATCATTACGATCCCATTGGTTACCACCCTTGAAATTGTGTCGGTCGGCAAAGCATTTTCGAAGGGAAAAATTATAGATGCCACACAGGAAATGATCGCGCTTGGAGTATCAAATCTGCTTGTCTCATTTTGTTCGCCATTACCCGTGGCTGGATCGTTCACTCGTTCGGCACTAAACAATAGCAGTGGCGTTCGAACAACGATGAGCTGTGCGGTAACGGCAGTGATGCTGACTCTATCACTGGCACTGCTCACCAATGCAATATATTACATTCCCAAGACAACGCTTGCATCGGTTGTAATAGCGGCTATGCTGTTTATGGTGGATTACGAAGAGATCGGAAACATCTGGCGTACGAAGAAACTGGACCTGATTCCATTTCTGGCTACCGCATTGGCGTGCTTGTTCTACGAGCTAGACTATGGCATTCTCGTGGGTATCGGCATAAATTGTTGTATATTGCTTTATCTGATGTCAACTCCCGGATTGTCAGGCGAAGAGATCCAGCTGGTTGGACTGCGGATACTGTTAGTCAAAATCGATCAATCGCTCGCGTTTTCTTCTGCGGAATGTTTACGCGACTGGATAATGAAGCGCATTGCGCAGCATGATAATAATATCGATCTGGTAGTGATTGATGGGCATAATGTTCACTTTGCCGACACGACTGTAGCGAAGAACTTTGTCAATATAGAGGACGATTTGAGAACGCGAAACATGCAGCTCTTGTTATGGCGGTTCCAGTCCAATGTAGCACTTACTCTCCTGCGAATGCGAAAGGAACTGTTCATCACAATGCTGCGTGCTGATTTGCAGCTACAAGATGCTGTTGCACGATGGAAATATCTGCACCCACTCCCATTGGATTCCGTTAATTGA
- the LOC125774645 gene encoding zinc finger protein 26-like isoform X1 produces the protein MEPTAQTKSSSESELREDVPNDNPETYCRLCFSETNVHPLFPQNGGLIREMTEKIRNCAGIHISVRDDYPAGLCFACLSILDEIHQFQQRSKHCDEIIRTKRGLLEQITVKVEMTEEDGVHFVPPGGGSCTGLGASEDYTNDDCLTESSIIAEAITSLNGIGELMGAFHSSTETSSAPLLLKTEVETSAGSKDHRCMVCSKLFPDREAWMIHLGDHADERPYQCMECLAQFREKRSLARHMKAVHEEVRDRQCPYCPKSFKYSHHLRYHIRTHTGEKPYVCEICNDCFSQHIQWKRHMAKHQQVRKPPPPPPPIAVAPRTTPAEEPKTIKCEFCPRVFSRLQDYRRHQPSHNAHNLNLSSLQHHAQLHHLQQQQPSLQQNNILLQHPQLAPQIQQDNLAHLGMQLSQRE, from the exons ATGGAACCGACGGCTCAAACCAAAAGCAGTTCTGAATCCGAGCTACGGGAAGACGT CCCCAACGATAACCCCGAGACATACTGTCGATTATGTTTCTCCGAAACCAATGTTCATCCTCTCTTCCCACAGAATGGGGGGCTCATACGTGAAATGACGGAAAAGATAAGAAATTGCGCCGGTATACATATCAGCGTTCGGGACGACTATCCAGCAGGGTTATGTTTTGCGTGCCTATCGATATTAGACGAAATCCATCAGTTTCAACAACGAAGTAAACATTGCGACGAAATCATCCGCACGAAGCGTGGTCTTTTGGAGCAGATAACTGTGAAGGTGGAAATGACGGAGGAAGACGGTGTACACTTTGTTCCCCCTGGTGGTGGAAGTTGTACAGGTCTTGGAGCTAGTGAAGACTACACTAATGATGATTGTCTTACCGAGAGCAGTATTATTGCGGAAGCTATTACTAGTTTGAATGGGATCGGAGAGCTTATGGGAGCATTTCATAGTAGTACCGAAACGTCGTCTGCTCCGCTACTGCTGAAAACAGAAGTCGAAACTAGCGCTGGTAGTAAGGATCACCGGTGCATGGTGTGTAGTAAGTTATTTCCGGATCGCGAAGCTTGGATGATTCATTTAGGTGATCATGCCGATGAGCGACCGTACCAGTGCATGGAGTGTTTGGCTCAGTTTCGTGAGAAACGATCACTTGCCCGACACATGAAAGCCGTACACGAAGAAGTGCGCGATCGACAGTGTCCATACTGCCCAAAGTCATTCAAATACAGCCATCACCTGCGATACCATATACGAACCCATACGGGAGAAAAACCGTACGTTTGTGAAATATGTAACGATTGCTTTTCACAACACATACAATGGAAACGACATATGGCAAAACATCAACAGGTTCGGAAACCACCGCCACCCCCACCACCTATTGCCGTCGCACCGCGAACCACTCCCGCCGAAGaaccaaaaacaatcaaatgtgAATTTTGTCCCCGGGTATTCTCCCGTCTACAGGACTACCGGCGACATCAACCGAGTCATAATGCACACAACCTTAATTTAAGCTCCCTGCAACACCATGCACAATTACACCAccttcagcaacagcaaccaagtttacaacaaaataatattttacttcAGCACCCACAACTAGCGCCACAAATACAACAGGACAACCTCGCACATCTAGGTATGCAATTGTCTCAACGAGAGTAG
- the LOC125774645 gene encoding zinc finger protein 132-like isoform X2, with the protein MTEKIRNCAGIHISVRDDYPAGLCFACLSILDEIHQFQQRSKHCDEIIRTKRGLLEQITVKVEMTEEDGVHFVPPGGGSCTGLGASEDYTNDDCLTESSIIAEAITSLNGIGELMGAFHSSTETSSAPLLLKTEVETSAGSKDHRCMVCSKLFPDREAWMIHLGDHADERPYQCMECLAQFREKRSLARHMKAVHEEVRDRQCPYCPKSFKYSHHLRYHIRTHTGEKPYVCEICNDCFSQHIQWKRHMAKHQQVRKPPPPPPPIAVAPRTTPAEEPKTIKCEFCPRVFSRLQDYRRHQPSHNAHNLNLSSLQHHAQLHHLQQQQPSLQQNNILLQHPQLAPQIQQDNLAHLGMQLSQRE; encoded by the coding sequence ATGACGGAAAAGATAAGAAATTGCGCCGGTATACATATCAGCGTTCGGGACGACTATCCAGCAGGGTTATGTTTTGCGTGCCTATCGATATTAGACGAAATCCATCAGTTTCAACAACGAAGTAAACATTGCGACGAAATCATCCGCACGAAGCGTGGTCTTTTGGAGCAGATAACTGTGAAGGTGGAAATGACGGAGGAAGACGGTGTACACTTTGTTCCCCCTGGTGGTGGAAGTTGTACAGGTCTTGGAGCTAGTGAAGACTACACTAATGATGATTGTCTTACCGAGAGCAGTATTATTGCGGAAGCTATTACTAGTTTGAATGGGATCGGAGAGCTTATGGGAGCATTTCATAGTAGTACCGAAACGTCGTCTGCTCCGCTACTGCTGAAAACAGAAGTCGAAACTAGCGCTGGTAGTAAGGATCACCGGTGCATGGTGTGTAGTAAGTTATTTCCGGATCGCGAAGCTTGGATGATTCATTTAGGTGATCATGCCGATGAGCGACCGTACCAGTGCATGGAGTGTTTGGCTCAGTTTCGTGAGAAACGATCACTTGCCCGACACATGAAAGCCGTACACGAAGAAGTGCGCGATCGACAGTGTCCATACTGCCCAAAGTCATTCAAATACAGCCATCACCTGCGATACCATATACGAACCCATACGGGAGAAAAACCGTACGTTTGTGAAATATGTAACGATTGCTTTTCACAACACATACAATGGAAACGACATATGGCAAAACATCAACAGGTTCGGAAACCACCGCCACCCCCACCACCTATTGCCGTCGCACCGCGAACCACTCCCGCCGAAGaaccaaaaacaatcaaatgtgAATTTTGTCCCCGGGTATTCTCCCGTCTACAGGACTACCGGCGACATCAACCGAGTCATAATGCACACAACCTTAATTTAAGCTCCCTGCAACACCATGCACAATTACACCAccttcagcaacagcaaccaagtttacaacaaaataatattttacttcAGCACCCACAACTAGCGCCACAAATACAACAGGACAACCTCGCACATCTAGGTATGCAATTGTCTCAACGAGAGTAG
- the LOC125774629 gene encoding sodium-independent sulfate anion transporter-like, whose amino-acid sequence MNEEVMTTVENDAAVDSKRRESLDHREDFPNFRHIIVRQFDNLWTKQNAIRRLPVLQWAPQYRLNSLIADAIAGITVGLTSIPQSIAYATVANLEPQYGLYSNFMGSFVYAFLGSVKEITVAPTAVMALMVQQPVLDLGPAGAVLLSFLSGCIMLLLGCFNFGFVVQFISMPVITGFITAAAITIISSQLKSLMGIASSGKSSGFVDTWINLYENVGETRLWDSVLGFSSLFLLILLTLVKGRGSGRWKIFTKYLCLLRNAMIVLSGGLIAYICSTQEMYPFKLTGKVVSGLPSLELPPFETDHNGKHYDFIDMIRTLGTSVVSVPLISILEIVSIGKAFSRGRLVDATQEMLSLGCCNVASSFVSSIPTTASFARSAINSSSGVVTPFGGVFTGALVLMALGLLTDYFYFIPKTTLAAVIIAAMIFIIEYRAVAEMWRIKRIDIVPFLVTVVACLFLGLEIGIVVGIAVNLCFPLYLASRPRITHRVMDINETTVLIVRPDSDLAFSSAEYFREKILKLVHRTLPQIVLIDGEWVKFVDSTVVRNLSSTVSDIRQQERHVLLWRWDKNVRNALYRFKKHKFLPLFKNEESAEQVIENWKPGYLNESYENIV is encoded by the exons ATGAACGAAGAAGTGATGACCACTGTGGAGAACGACGCAGCAGTAGATTCTAAACGGCGTG AAAGCTTAGATCATCGGGAAGATTTTCCCAATTTCCGACATATCATCGTACGCCAGTTCGATAACCTgtggacaaaacaaaatgctatACGTCGATTGCCGGTTCTGCAATGGGCGCCACAATATAGGCTTAACAGTTTGATCGCGGATGCTATTGCCGGTATCACAGTTGGACTCACTTCTATTCCGCAAAGCATCGCCTATGCCACGGTGGCCAATCTAGAACCACAGTATGGATTGTATTCCAACTTCATGGGTTCGTTTGTGTATGCCTTCCTGGGGTCGGTCAAAGAGATCACCGTCGCTCCCACAGCCGTTATGGCCCTGATGGTACAACAACCAGTGCTAGATCTTGGTCCAGCTGGGGCCGTTTTGTTGTCTTTCTTATCGGGCTGCATCATGCTGCTGTTGGGATGTTTTAACTTTGGGTTTGTGGTACAGTTCATATCAATGCCGGTGATCACGGGATTTATTACTGCGGCTGCAAttaccatcatcagcagccaGCTGAAGTCATTGATGGGAATAGCTTCATCGGGAAAATCGTCTGGTTTCGTCGACACTTGGATCAATCTGTACGAAAACGTTGGCGAAACACGGCTCTGGGATTCTGTACTAGGATTTAGTTcgctttttcttctcattcttCTAACA CTCGTCAAAGGACGCGGTAGTGgaaggtggaaaatatttaccaaataTCTTTGCTTGTTACGGAATGCCATGATTGTGCTCAGCGGTGGCTTGATAGCTTACATTTGCAGCACGCAGGAAATGTATCCGTTCAAACTGACCGGCAAAGTCGTTTCAGGATTACCTTCGCTGGAATTGCCTCCATTTGAAACGGATCATAATGGAAAGCACTACGATTTTATTGACATGATACGAACACTCGGCACGTCTGTAGTTTCGGTTCCGCTTATATCGATACTGGAGATTGTATCAATTGGAAAAGCTTTCTCACGCGGAAGATTAGTGGATGCGACGCAAGAAATGCTTTCGCTTGGATGTTGCAATGTGGCCAGctcatttgtttcttctatACCGACTACGGCTTCGTTCGCAAGATCGgcaatcaacagcagcagtggaGTAGTTACGCCCTTTGGTGGAGTGTTTACAGGCGCATTGGTGCTGATGGCGCTCGGACTATTGACGGACTATTTTTACTTCATTCCCAAAACTACACTGGCGGCGGTCATTATTGCTGCGATGATATTTATCATTGAATATCGAGCCGTTGCGGAAATGTGGCGTATAAAACGAATCGATATTGTACCATTTCTGGTCACCGTCGTCGCATGCCTGTTTTTGGGTCTGGAAATCGGTATCGTGGTGGGGATAGCGGTAAATCTATGCTTTCCACTCTATTTAGCATCACGACCACGAATCACTCATCGCGTTATGGAT ATTAACGAAACAACGGTGCTGATTGTTCGACCCGATAGTGATCTTGCTTTCTCGTCTGCTGAATACTTTCGCGAGAAGATACTTAAATTAGTGCACCGTACTTTACCGCAGATAGTGCTGATTGATGGTGAATGGGTGAAATTTGTCGATAGTACAGTGGTTCGAAATTTATCAAGCACCGTTAGCGACATAAGACAACAAGAACGCCACGTGCTGCTATGGCGATGGGATAAAAATGTTCGCAATGCTCTATATCGCtttaaaaagcataaatttttGCCCTTATTCAAGAACGAAGAGAGTGCGGAACAAGTTATTGAAAATTGGAAACCAGGATATCTGAACGAGTCGTACGAAAATATCGTTTAA